Proteins encoded by one window of Xenopus tropicalis strain Nigerian chromosome 6, UCB_Xtro_10.0, whole genome shotgun sequence:
- the LOC116411673 gene encoding speedy protein 1-A-like, with protein MTETKDKLINSKFDEMLEENNPHVEEAEAEAYFQLLSDKKIMSFLQKDRFYKIADKYLLAIVLIYFKRAGLKIDEFTRQNFVVSLYLAHEIEEDTDIPKMAMLAWVLGKNLKEKRRNFIRKWDRFLQQMDYRAIVSKSECDELMAQHNPSHWAWLRDRSEHHESTDGSSEIPKEDKITSSPSSQCAASVKQLERKRKRTDEETENSPAAKIQKT; from the coding sequence atgactGAGACAAAAGATAAACTAATAAATTCTAAATTTGATGAGATGTTGGAGGAAAATAATCCCCATGTAGAAGAGGCTGAAGCTGAGGCATATTTCCAGCTTCTTAGTGATAAAAAGATTATGTCTTTCCTTCAAAAGGACCGCTTTTACAAAATAGCAGACAAATACCTTCTTGCTATAGTGCTTATATATTTCAAGCGTGCGGGACTAAAGATTGATGAATTTACTCGGCAGAACTTTGTTGTGTCCCTGTACCTGGCACATGAGATTGAGGAAGATACAGATATCCCAAAGATGGCCATGCTTGCCTGGGTTTTAGGAAAGAACCTGAAAGAAAAGCGCAGAAATTTCATTAGGAAGTGGGACAGGTTCTTACAGCAGATGGACTACAGGGCAATCGTGTCCAAATCAGAGTGTGATGAGCTGATGGCCCAGCATAACCCATCTCATTGGGCCTGGCTCAGAGATAGATCAGAACATCATGAATCTACTGATGGATCAAGTGAGATTCCAAAAGAGGATAAAATTACATCTAGTCCAAGCAGCCAGTGTGCAGCCAGTGTAAAGCAGctggaaagaaagagaaaaagaacgGATGAGGAGACGGAGAACTCCCCAGCTGccaaaattcaaaaaacataG